From the Ruminiclostridium josui JCM 17888 genome, one window contains:
- a CDS encoding ATPase, T2SS/T4P/T4SS family, whose translation MNHGFSVNDLIYRANKLRSDSGESMQAQDYSEILDKLQRIIAKNHSSELAQVLYSEEAEEKLKDLIMRYLNSEQLVAKDKGNISELVDAIYYDMAGMGLLSPYLQDTDTEEINVNGYGGIWVLYRDRKVRLNETFGTPEACSNIVRKMSRFGNVILDGSKPIGDSFIARGVRMSGAISPCVDPDAGAIASIRKQKPSFITRENLIEWDTATAEELDFLTLCVNNGVSVAIAGATGSGKTADMGYILSCVPPDKRIVTIEDTRELSLAKFDENGVMINDVIHLLTKEEPNPISMLDLLKLSLRLHPEILVPAEMRGKEALTVQEAGRTGHTIVSTLHANSARTAYDRILTMCLEAGTSLSEERLLKNIVEAFPIMLFKMQLPDKSRKYMEIFEATGVENGEVTGNTLYKYVIDHYERDKDGKIIKAVGTHKRLGCISPALAEKLLIGGVPQEEILRFTKGGAE comes from the coding sequence GTGAACCATGGATTTTCAGTAAATGACCTGATTTACCGGGCTAACAAACTGCGTTCCGACAGTGGTGAGAGTATGCAGGCCCAGGATTACAGCGAAATTCTTGATAAACTGCAGCGCATAATAGCGAAGAATCATTCATCGGAGCTTGCCCAGGTGTTGTACTCGGAGGAAGCCGAGGAAAAGCTTAAAGACCTAATCATGCGCTATTTAAACAGTGAGCAGCTGGTTGCAAAGGATAAAGGCAACATTTCTGAATTGGTAGACGCGATATATTATGACATGGCGGGTATGGGACTGTTATCACCATATCTTCAGGATACTGACACGGAGGAAATAAACGTCAACGGTTATGGTGGCATTTGGGTACTGTATAGGGATAGAAAGGTGCGACTCAATGAAACCTTTGGTACACCCGAAGCCTGCTCCAATATTGTAAGAAAGATGAGCCGGTTTGGAAATGTCATTCTCGATGGCTCAAAACCTATTGGAGACAGTTTCATTGCACGAGGTGTCCGAATGTCGGGAGCTATTTCGCCCTGCGTTGACCCAGATGCGGGAGCCATTGCCTCTATTAGAAAACAAAAGCCCTCTTTCATTACAAGGGAAAATCTGATTGAGTGGGATACGGCTACAGCAGAGGAACTGGACTTTCTGACTCTATGTGTTAATAACGGCGTATCAGTTGCAATAGCCGGAGCAACCGGCAGCGGGAAAACCGCTGATATGGGATACATACTAAGCTGTGTACCTCCGGACAAACGCATTGTCACAATAGAGGACACCCGTGAACTGTCACTGGCAAAGTTTGATGAAAACGGTGTAATGATAAATGATGTCATACATCTTTTAACCAAGGAAGAACCTAATCCTATTTCCATGCTGGATTTATTGAAACTATCACTAAGGCTGCATCCTGAAATCCTTGTACCTGCAGAGATGCGTGGAAAAGAAGCATTGACCGTGCAGGAAGCCGGACGGACAGGGCACACCATTGTCAGTACCCTCCATGCCAACAGTGCACGGACGGCATACGACAGAATCCTTACAATGTGCCTTGAGGCAGGAACATCCTTATCAGAAGAAAGACTTCTGAAAAACATTGTTGAAGCTTTTCCCATTATGCTTTTCAAAATGCAGCTTCCGGACAAATCCCGCAAATACATGGAAATCTTTGAGGCTACAGGGGTAGAAAATGGTGAGGTAACAGGAAATACCTTATATAAATATGTTATTGACCATTATGAACGGGATAAAGACGGTAAGATTATTAAGGCTGTGGGCACCCATAAGCGTTTAGGTTGCATTTCCCCGGCACTTGCGGAAAAACTGCTGATAGGCGGTGTCCCTCAAGAAGAGATTCTTCGCTTTACGAAAGGGGGAGCAGAATGA